Proteins from a genomic interval of Pectinophora gossypiella chromosome 4, ilPecGoss1.1, whole genome shotgun sequence:
- the LOC126366468 gene encoding uncharacterized protein LOC126366468 has translation MRDNIHVIKSTISNFNNSMSKVNENEQNLLKNMDTVNNMLNKISNSNDKLEIKSQLSSLFNSLEAIILTLSFDIDDVNNAILFAKLNILHPTVLSPYQLYNELDKHRNALPKNHELAVSLTLQNIHQLLDISKLVCYYHLNRIVMLIKIPLVLPQTYNLFNIIPLPVPYDISKPDTFVLIAPTSSYVAITADHMFYSPIKDIEKCKVISGKCYVCVLTNVYSTIANPTCETTLITEVVQNLPDSCEVKLLHGHVDIFHKISNNRWLFAQSEPGKCHITCKNNPISYDEILFSIGILKLPKNCKAFHKTLQFDPITENYISNSSNKPVAQTVVMSNVQESFSDTEDEIRTPVTVKRNIILASQNHSP, from the exons ATGAGAGACAATATACATGTAATTAAGTCaactatttcaaattttaataactcTATGTCTAAGGTCAATGAAAACGAACAAAATTTACTTAAGAATATGGACACCGTGAATAATATGCTAAATAAGATTAGTAACTCTAACGATAAGCTAGAAATAAAATCTCAATTAAGTTCTTTATTCAATTCTTTAGAagctataattttaacattatctttCGATATAGATGATGTAAATAATGCTATCCTTTTTGCAAAGCTAAATATATTACATCCTACTGTGCTTAGCCCTTATCAATTGTATAACGAGTTAGATAAGCATAGGAATGCTCTTCCTAAAAACCATGAGTTGGCAGTATCACTAACTCTACAAAACATTCATCAGCTATTAGACATTTCTAAACTCGTTTGTTATTATCACCTTAACAGAATAGTTATGTTAATCAAGATACCGCTCGTCTTACCTCAAACCTATAatctatttaatataatcccTTTACCCGTTCCTTACGACATTTCAAAACCAGATACTTTTGTACTTATTGCACCTACAAGTTCTTATGTAGCAATTACAGCTGATCATATGTTTTATTCACCGATAAAAGATATTGAGAAGTGTAAAGTGATCAGTGGCAAGTGTTACGTGTGCGTGTTAACGAACGTATATTCGACAATTGCGAATCCTACGTGTGAAACAACCTTAATCACCGAAGTAGTACAAAATTTACCCGATTCTTGTGAAGTTAAATTGTTACATGGACATGtagatatttttcataagataagtaataatagGTGGCTCTTTGCCCAATCCGAACCAGGCAAATGCCATATCACTTGTAAGAACAACCCTATCAGTTATGATgaaattttgttttctattggTATTTTAAAATTGCCAAAAAACTGTAAAGCTTTTCACAAAACTTTACAATTTGATCCTATTACTGAAAACTACATTTCCAAT AGTTCTAACAAACCAGTAGCACAGACCGTAGTGATGTCGaatgtgcaggaatctttctcaGACACGGAAGATGAGATAAGGACACCAGTCACAGTCAAAAGGAATATAATCCTTGCATCTCAAAACCACTCACCTTAA